One Pirellulales bacterium genomic window carries:
- a CDS encoding TerC family protein, with protein sequence MDVTVWHWVAFSIFVTIMLGLDLFVFHKHAHEPTLRESALWTLFWCGLALTFNLWIWWEAGSGPAIEFLTGYLVEWSLSVDNVFVFAVIFKYFKLPLKYQYRVLFWGILGAIVMRLIFILIGSAILHYADWTMPIFGAFLIYTGIMLIAHDDDEIHPDQNFVIRLGRRIFRVSKHSEQDHFFVKIDGLWHVTPLFLVLLVVESTDVMFAVDSVPTILGITRDTFIVFTSNIFAIMGLRALYFLLAGVMDIFHYLNYGLSAILGFVGIKMIADYFSKTTIWTQLFGYQLHEGDKLIRPEVSLLVVVSLLAFAILASILFPPKHDPTVELVAEATAPGEGSEEAMDHAVEELLEHVDQAEEQSQ encoded by the coding sequence TTGGACGTCACGGTTTGGCATTGGGTGGCCTTTAGTATCTTTGTCACGATCATGCTGGGTCTGGACTTGTTTGTGTTTCACAAACACGCCCATGAGCCGACCTTGCGTGAGAGCGCGCTTTGGACGCTGTTTTGGTGCGGGTTGGCGTTGACGTTTAATCTGTGGATCTGGTGGGAGGCGGGCTCCGGCCCGGCGATCGAGTTTTTGACGGGATATTTAGTGGAATGGTCGTTGTCGGTGGACAATGTCTTTGTGTTTGCGGTGATTTTTAAATATTTTAAGCTGCCGCTAAAATATCAATATCGCGTGCTCTTTTGGGGGATTTTGGGGGCGATTGTAATGCGGCTGATCTTTATTTTGATCGGCAGCGCGATCCTGCATTATGCCGATTGGACGATGCCGATCTTTGGGGCGTTTTTGATCTACACTGGCATCATGCTGATCGCCCATGACGATGACGAAATTCACCCCGACCAGAACTTTGTGATTCGGCTGGGGCGGCGTATTTTTCGCGTGAGCAAACATTCCGAACAGGATCACTTTTTTGTCAAAATTGACGGGCTCTGGCATGTGACACCCCTCTTTTTGGTCCTCTTGGTCGTGGAGAGCACCGATGTCATGTTCGCCGTTGATAGCGTCCCGACTATCCTGGGGATTACCAGGGACACGTTTATTGTGTTTACGTCCAATATCTTTGCCATCATGGGCCTGCGTGCGTTGTATTTTCTTCTGGCGGGGGTGATGGACATTTTTCATTATTTAAATTATGGACTGAGCGCGATCCTGGGGTTTGTGGGGATCAAGATGATCGCGGATTACTTTTCCAAAACGACCATTTGGACGCAGCTTTTTGGCTATCAACTGCACGAGGGGGATAAACTGATCCGGCCAGAGGTCTCCTTGCTGGTTGTGGTCTCTCTGCTAGCTTTTGCAATCTTGGCCTCAATCCTGTTCCCGCCCAAACACGACCCGACGGTGGAGTTGGTGGCGGAGGCCACGGCACCTGGCGAAGGATCGGAGGAGGCGATGGATCACGCCGTCGAGGAATTGCTGGAGCACGTGGACCAGGCGGAAGAGCAAAGTCAGTAA